A single Thunnus thynnus chromosome 6, fThuThy2.1, whole genome shotgun sequence DNA region contains:
- the ubiad1 gene encoding ubiA prenyltransferase domain-containing protein 1 — translation MAKEQKHSRAETFVLAGSNGHIGQQWQTGLNNLVQNHPPGTNHMSRMARVASDVRHKCAAYVLALRPWSFSASLTPVALGSALAYKLEGSVDLVILMVCAVAVLVVHGAGNLVNTYYDFSKGIDHKKSDDRTLVDEILAPQDVVMFGALLYSLGCLCATLLYFLSTLRLEHLALIYFGGLSSSFLYTGGIGLKYVALGDVVILITFGPLAVMFAHAVQVGYLSVLPLVYAVPLALNTEAILHSNNTRDMDSDKQAGIVTLAILIGPTLSYVLYNLMLFVPYVLFCILATRYTISMALPLLTLPMAFPLEKQFRSRYYAKIPQKTAKLNLLMGLFYVFGIILAPPGSLPLL, via the exons ATGGCCAAAGAGCAGAAACATAGCAGGGCGGAAACATTTGTACTGGCTGGATCAAATGGTCATATTGGCCAACAATGGCAGACTGGTTTGAATAACTTGGTGCAAAATCACCCTCCAGGCACCAACCACATGTCGAGGATGGCCCGCGTCGCCTCGGACGTGAGGCACAAGTGCGCGGCCTATGTGCTTGCGCTGAGGCCGTGGAGCTTCAGCGCCTCACTCACGCCGGTGGCCCTCGGCAGTGCTTTGGCGTACAAACTGGAGGGATCTGTGGACTTGGTCATCCTGATGGTGTGTGCGGTGGCTGTCCTCGTGGTGCATGGGGCAGGCAACCTTGTAAATACTTACTATGACTTCTCAAAAGGGATTGACCACAAGAAGAGTGATGATAGGACTCTTGTAGACGAGATCTTGGCACCGCAGGATGTCGTTATGTTTGGAGCGTTGTTATATTCTTTAGGGTGCTTGTGCGCCACTCTGCTCTACTTCCTGTCTACACTTCGACTGGAGCACCTAGCCCTTATTTACTTCGGGGGACTCTCCAGCTCTTTTTTATACACAGGAG GCATCGGTCTAAAGTACGTGGCCCTGGGAGACGTGGTAATCCTTATCACCTTTGGCCCTCTGGCAGTCATGTTTGCCCACGCGGTGCAGGTTGGCTACTTGTCAGTGCTGCCACTGGTATACGCCGTCCCGCTGGCCCTCAACACAGAGGCCATCCTCCACAGCAACAACACCAGAGACATGGACTCTGACAAGCAGGCGGGCATTGTCACCTTGGCCATCCTCATAGGCCCCACGCTCTCCTACGTCCTCTACAACCTCATGCTCTTCGTCCCCTACGTGCTCTTCTGCATCCTCGCCACGCGTTACACTATCAGCATGGCGCTGCCTCTGCTCACGCTGCCCATGGCCTTCCCCTTGGAGAAGCAGTTCCGCAGCCGATACTACGCCAAGATCCCTCAGAAGACCGCCAAGCTCAACCTCCTCATGGGACTTTTCTATGTGTTCGGGATCATCCTGGCGCCTCCTGGCAGCTTGCCGTTACTGTGA
- the mmp23ba gene encoding matrix metalloproteinase-23, producing MVCCPAPRGLRRGGWGFAPLLAAALLTLLLAGMQQTTAFPSWRLEEEAYTTVLLIGIRKEARSHVLHLSRNKRYTLTPEQLKWDKFKLTYKLLSFPTNLINASDTRRGIAKAFLMWSDVSPFSFREVPADQEADIKIGFYPVNHTDCLQSYLHHCFDGITGELAHAFFPPTGEIHFDDHEYWILGNMRFSWKKGVWLTDLVHVATHEIGHVLGLMHSMDPKAIMHLNATLTGRKLITQDEVWGLHRLYGCLDRFFICPAWARKGYCDSKRKLMQKHCPSSCDFCYEFPFPTVAPTPTPPRTKHKLVVEGKKLTFRCGKKIASKKGKVYWYKDGELLEYSHPNYISLKDDHITIVANAINEGTYTCIVKKKDKVLTNYSWRVRVRF from the exons ATGGTGTGCTGTCCGGCTCCCAGAGGTTTACGAAGAGGCGGCTGGGGCTTCGCTCCTCTGCTGGCTGCCGCGCTGCTCACCCTTCTGCTCGCAGGGATGCAACAGACCACAGCGTTTCCCTCCTGGAGGTTAGAG GAAGAAGCTTACACCACTGTGTTGCTCATCGGGATCCGCAAAGAGGCCCGTTCACATGTGCTTCACCTCTCCAGGAACAAGCGCTACACCCTCACCCCGGAGCAGCTCAAATGGGACAAGTTCAAGCTAACATACAA GTTGCTGTCCTTCCCTACAAACTTGATAAATGCCAGCGACACGCGTCGAGGCATTGCCAAGGCTTTTCTCATGTGGAGCGATGTCTCGCCGTTCAGCTTCAGAGAAGTGCCAGCTGACCAAGAGGCAGACATAAAGATCG GCTTCTACCCCGTCAACCACACAGACTGTCTGCAGTCCTACTTGCACCATTGTTTCGACGGCATCACAGGAGAATTGGCTCATGCATTTTTCCCGCCAACAGGCGAGATCCACTTTGACGACCACGAATACTGGATTCTGGGAAACATGCGCTTCAGCTGGAAGAAAG GGGTTTGGCTGACAGACCTCGTCCACGTGGCAACACATGAAATTGGCCACGTCCTGGGACTCATGCACTCCATGGACCCAAAAGCTATAATGCACCTGAATGCAACTCTCACAGGGCGCAAGCTAATCACACAGGATGAAGTGTGGGGTTTGCACCGTCTCTATG GATGTTTGGACCGGTTTTTTATCTGTCCAGCCTGGGCTCGGAAAGGCTATTGCGACAGCAAGCGCAAGCTGATGCAGAAGCACTGCCCCTCCAGCTGTGATTTCTGTTACG AATTCCCTTTCCCCACTGTGGCTCCCACCCCGACACCCCCGAGGAccaaacacaagctggtcgtcGAGGGCAAAAAGCTTACCTTTCGTTGTGGGAAGAAAATAGCATCTAAAAAAGGCAAAGTATA CTGGTACAAGGACGGCGAGCTGCTGGAGTACTCCCACCCAAACTACATCTCCTTGAAAGACGACCACATAACTATAGTGGCCAATGCCATCAACGAAGGCACATACACCTGCATCgtgaagaaaaaagacaaagttcTCACGAACTACTCGTGGAGGGTGCGCGTGCGCTTCTGA